The proteins below are encoded in one region of Oncorhynchus masou masou isolate Uvic2021 chromosome 15, UVic_Omas_1.1, whole genome shotgun sequence:
- the LOC135555182 gene encoding putative nuclease HARBI1 gives MSSSPSLATEDSVTSKRSSIGLQMVCNADCVISNVVAKWPGSVHDSRIFRASEIYQCLSQGEFSGVLLGDRGYGCQPFLLTPFTDPQEAQQAYNHAHARTRARVEMTFGLLKARFHCLHKLRVSPVRACDITVACAVLHNVACLRKERAPRVPPAMDWDNPAIFPDDDSGRLLRDQNVLNYF, from the exons atgtcttcatctccttccctggccacagaagactctgtgacatcaaagaggagttctataggattgcag atggtctgcaatgctgactgtgtgatcagcaatgttgtggcaaaatggcctggctcagtccatgactccagaatctttcgggcctctgaaatctatcagtgcctatcacaag gtgaattctctggtgtgttgctgggagacagggggtatggctgccagccttttctcctgacacctttcacagacccccaggaagcacagcaggcctacaaccatgcccatgccaggaccagggccagagttgaaatgacctttggcctcctgaaggcacgctttcactgccttcacaaattaagggtcagccctgttagggcatgtgatattactgtggcttgtgctgtcctccacaatgtggcctgcctgaggaaggagagggcccccagagtgccaccagccatggactgggacaatccggcaatcttccctgatgatgacagtggtcggctgctgagggaccaaAATGTGTTGAATTATTTTTAG